Proteins encoded by one window of Pseudochaenichthys georgianus chromosome 9, fPseGeo1.2, whole genome shotgun sequence:
- the letm2 gene encoding LETM1 domain-containing protein LETM2, mitochondrial — protein MAVFSHQVLLAVTRSRGSYLLSKRNSCSSLSSKAYLHIDPPRQVSSAVTLRHSRFGSPHCYRDHNSTVLARSLHSSSFSVLLQEIKQEDTKTSPAAAQDVSKKDSAAPQAQAQAQPPPAPAPTPTAAATASAVPPVQERAVVKKALYQKIVDELKHYYNGFRLLGIDIKIAGRMVWRLLHGQLLSRRERRRLLRTCADLFRLVPFTVFIIVPFMEFLLPVFLKLFPEMLPSTFETESKKEEKQKKGLAAKLELAKFLQETIAEMAQRNKAKAQTEDETQRFSTYVQKVRGTGEQPTTKDIVRFSKLFEDELTLEHLERPQLVALCKLLELQPIGTNNLLRFQLMMQLRTIKSDDEMIAAEGVPALSVSELQAACRSRGMRSLGLTTEQLNQQMQQWLDLHLKENVPPSLLLLSRAMYLTDLKPKPPVIPPVAKLEKAPPPPVENAGANVTLVSTDMLADPALIIKERRVEELRDKAPVISDKPLTPAEVLQAKAATEVSQKSKMSANGV, from the exons ATGGCCGTATTTAGTCACCAGGTGCTTCTTGCAGTCACAAGATCAAG GGGATCATATTTGTTATCCAAGAGGAACAGctgctcctctctgtcttccaaAGCCTATCTCCACATAGACCCTCCCCGCCAGGTCTCCTCTGCAGTCACCCTCAGGCACTCCCGATTCGGCTCCCCACACTGTTACCGTGACCACAACTCCACCGTACTCGCCCGCTCTCTACATAGCTCCAGTTTTAGTGTCCTCCTGCAAGAAATAAAACAGGAGGACACTAAAACTTCACCAGCCGCTGCCCAGGATGTTTCTAAAAAGGACTCCGCTGCCCCCCAGGCTCAGGCTCAGGCTCAACCTCCACCTGCTCCCGCTCCGACTCCCACAGCCGCCGCCACCGCATCTGCTGTCCCTCCGGTGCAGGAGAGGGCAGTCGTAAAGAAGGCTCTGTATCAGAAGATTGTTGATGAGTTGAAGCATTACTACAATGGCTTCCGGTTGCTCGGCATCGATATCAAGATTGCAGGCAGGATGGTGTGGAGGCTGCTGCATGGACAACTGCTCTCACGCAGGGAGAGGAGAAGG CTATTGAGGACCTGCGCTGACCTTTTCCGTCTGgtgcccttcactgtgttcATCATCGTTCCTTTCATGGAGTTCCTGCTTCCTGTCTTCCTCAAACTTTTCCCGGAGATGTTGCCCTCCACCTTCGAGACAGAGTCTAAAAAG GAGGAGAAGCAGAAGAAAGGTCTGGCAGCGAAGTTGGAGCTGGCCAAGTTTTTGCAAGAGACCATCGCTGAGATGGCTCAAAGGAATAAAGCAAAAGCTCAGACTGAGGATGAGACACAGCGCTTCTCCACATATGTTCAGAAG GTCCGGGGCACAGGAGAGCAGCCCACCACGAAGGACATCGTCCGGTTTTCGAAGCTGTTTGAGGACGAGCTGACGCTGGAGCACCTGGAGCGACCCCAGCTGGTGGCTCTGTGTAAACTGTTGGAGCTGCAGCCCATCGGCACAAACAACTTGCTGCGTTTCCAGCTGATGATGCAGCTCAGAACCATCAAGTCAGACGACGAG ATGATTGCAGCAGAGGGTGTGCCAGCGTTGAGTGTGTCAGAACTTCAGGCAGCGTGTCGTAGTCGGGGGATGAGGTCTCTGGGTCTCACAACCGAACAGCTAAATCAGCAGATGCAGCAG TGGCTGGACCTGCACCTGAAGGAGAACGTTCCTCCatcgctgctgctgctctccagaGCCATGTATCTGACCGACCTCAAACCAAAACCTCCAGTCATCCCGCCTGTTGCCAAACTAGAG aaagctcctcctcctccagtggAGAATGCAGGAGCAAACGTGACCTTAGTTAGCACCGACATGTTGGCGGACCCTGCTCTCATCATCAAAGAAAGACGG GTGGAGGAGTTGAGAGACAAGGCTCCCGTGATCTCGGACAAACCCCTGACCCCTGCTGAAGTCCTTCAG gcTAAAGCAGCGACAGAGGTATCCCAGAAGAGCAAGATGAGTGCCAACGGTGTATAA
- the prnpb gene encoding prion protein b, translating into MKLHPLPLLCLSLVLFHLSMAKRGGSFGKSFGFGSKKKGSTPNRGNTNANKNNQGSNSQAGYPRQPVKTNQHPQSGRPGYPGSYPRQPAGGYQNQAGGSYGGGYMNRNPNNKVLSPQYGGSFGHGGYGARGGSPFSHSVQSMGMYPSDRSRGFGRSAVMGVAGGAMMGMALGYGLGRFPRPPYNFHNSQEEQYYNNYMYRKYGSKSTDANDYSRDYKYIQPPETYDSYMDSCMKRTDILRAENSKTNNNPAATTSTPAPGTGSNTTETNNTAADNSSTPAPSTPRPLNQLEADPVPSASQGPNSDDDDDDDDDEDTVSIVEIGYPALMEQMQARKCLELYLIFSEKYIKKQMSGVQGLVGSRWLLAALTSATLMLLNTNMLMLLH; encoded by the coding sequence ATGAAGCTGCATCCATTACCTCTGCTGTGTCTGTCCCttgttttgtttcatttatCAATGGCCAAGAGAGGAGGCAGCTTTGGGAAAAGCTTCGGCTTCGGCTCAAAAAAGAAGGGCTCCACACCTAACCGAGGCAACACTAACGCCAACAAAAATAATCAGGGCTCCAACTCTCAGGCTGGATACCCCAGACAGCCTGTGAAAACCAATCAGCATCCGCAGTCAGGCAGACCGGGGTATCCAGGTAGTTACCCCCGGCAGCCGGCTGGAGGCTACCAGAACCAAGCAGGGGGCTCCTATGGAGGAGGATACATGAACAGAAACCCAAACAACAAAGTCCTGAGCCCACAATATGGTGGCAGTTTTGGACACGGGGGCTATGGAGCTCGGGGTGGCTCTCCCTTTTCCCACTCAGTTCAGTCAATGGGCATGTATCCCTCTGATAGGTCCAGAGGGTTTGGACGCAGTGCAGTGATGGGAGTAGCTGGAGGGGCTATGATGGGGATGGCTCTGGGCTACGGGCTAGGGAGGTTCCCCCGTCCCCCCTACAACTTCCACAACTCCCAGGAGGAGCAGTACTACAACAACTACATGTACAGGAAATACGGTTCCAAGTCCACTGATGCCAACGACTACAGCAGAGACTACAAATACATCCAACCTCCTGAAACCTATGATAGCTACATGGACTCCTGCATGAAGAGAACAGACATTCTGCGGGCGGAGAattcaaaaacaaacaacaacccaGCTGCTACCACCTCAACCCCCGCCCCTGGAACAGGAAGTAACACAACGGAGACGAACAACACGGCAGCGGATAACTCCTCAACCCCTGCACCTTCTACTCCACGCCCTCTGAACCAGCTTGAAGCTGATCCTGTGCCCTCAGCATCACAGGGTCCCAacagtgatgatgatgacgatgatgatgatgacgaggATACAGTCAGCATTGTTGAGATCGGATACCCCGCCCTGATGGAGCAGATGCAGGCCAGGAAATGCTTGGAGCTGTACTTGATCTTCTCTGAAAAGTACATAAAGAAACAGATGAGTGGTGTTCAGGGACTAGTGGGCTCGCGATGGCTTTTAGCTGCGCTCACTAGCGCCACACTAATGCTTCTGAATACCAACATGCTAATGCTGCTGCACTGA
- the LOC117452955 gene encoding uncharacterized protein isoform X2: protein MRLTLLCLSLFLVHIHFSLAKKTVSLGKINLFKKTPKTNNQPKQPNQPSRPGGYPNQGGYPNQGGYPNQGGYPNQGGYPQQPGRPGGYPNQGGYPNQGGYPNKGGYPQRPGGYPNQGGFAQQPGYPAGSYPAGGYPAHSGGYGGYGGPPGGYINYNPNNKVLSPQYGGSFGYGGYGGGGGSPFSHSVQSMGMYPSDRSRGFGRSAVVAAAGGAMVGMALGYGLGRFPRPPFNFHNSQEEQYYNNYMYRKYGSKSTDANDYSRDYKYIQPPETYDSYMDSCMKRTDILRAGNPKTNNNPAATTSTTTTTAIATTKTTSVNITTTAAPDSGIDSNTTQSNSTAGESPLTTAPSTQHPLNESGADPLPPAAQVLRKHVNDDNDDDDTFSIVEIGYPALIEQLKARKCVELYIAYSEKYLKKKEKPSTTAGGVQRLEMGLQGLLAVVTSTTMMLLNSNMHMLLY from the coding sequence ATGAGGCTGACTCTGTTGTGTCTGTCCCTTTTTTTGGTTCATATTCATTTTTCATTGGCCAAGAAAACCGTAAGTCTTGGTAAGATAAATCTTTTTAagaagacccccaaaacaaatAACCAGCCGAAACAACCTAATCAACCAAGCAGACCAGGAGGTTACCCTAATCAAGGAGGCTACCCTAATCAAGGAGGCTACCCTAATCAAGGAGGCTACCCTAATCAAGGTGGTTACCCCCAGCAACCAGGGCGACCAGGGGGTTACCCCAATCAAGGTGGTTACCCTAATCAAGGAGGCTACCCTAATAAAGGTGGTTACCCCCAGCGACCAGGGGGTTACCCTAATCAAGGAGGTTTCGCCCAGCAGCCAGGATACCCAGCTGGGAGCTATCCAGCTGGAGGTTACCCAGCACACAGTGGTGGTTATGGCGGTTACGGTGGTCCTCCAGGTGGATACATCAACTATAACCCAAACAACAAAGTCCTAAGCCCACAATATGGTGGCAGTTTTGGATATGGGGGCTATGGTGGTGGGGGCGGTTCTCCCTTTTCCCACTCAGTTCAGTCAATGGGCATGTATCCCTCTGATAGGTCCAGAGGGTTTGGACGCAGTGCAGTGGTGGCAGCAGCTGGAGGGGCTATGGTGGGGATGGCTCTGGGCTACGGGCTAGGGAGGTTCCCCCGTCCCCCCTTCAACTTCCACAACTCCCAGGAGGAGCAGTACTACAACAACTACATGTACAGGAAATATGGTTCCAAGTCCACTGATGCCAACGACTACAGCAGAGACTACAAATACATCCAACCTCCTGAAACCTATGATAGCTACATGGACTCCTGCATGAAGAGAACAGACATTCTGCGTGCGGGGAatccaaaaacaaacaacaacccaGCTGCTACCACCTCAACAACAACTACAACTGCTATTGCAACTACCAAGACTACTTCTGTAAATATCACAACTACTGCGGCCCCAGACTCTGGCATTGACAGCAACACAACACAATCTAACAGCACTGCAGGAGAAAGTCCCTTGACCACTGCACCTTCAACTCAGCACCCTCTAAATGAGTCAGGAGCCGATCCTCTGCCTCCAGCTGCACAGGTTCTCAGAAAACATGTtaatgatgataatgatgatgatgatacgtTCAGCATTGTGGAGATCGGTTACCCGGCACTGATTGAGCAGCTGAAGGCCAGGAAGTGTGTAGAGCTGTACATAGCCTACTCTGAAAAGTACTTGAAGAAAAAGGAGAAGCCCAGCACCACAGCCGGTGGGGTGCAGCGACTGGAGATGGGCTTGCAAGGGCTTTTAGCTGTTGTCACCAGTACAACAATGATGCTTCTCAATAGCAACATGCATATGCTGCTCTACTAA
- the LOC117452955 gene encoding uncharacterized protein isoform X1 has product MSATMRLTLLCLSLFLVHIHFSLAKKTVSLGKINLFKKTPKTNNQPKQPNQPSRPGGYPNQGGYPNQGGYPNQGGYPNQGGYPQQPGRPGGYPNQGGYPNQGGYPNKGGYPQRPGGYPNQGGFAQQPGYPAGSYPAGGYPAHSGGYGGYGGPPGGYINYNPNNKVLSPQYGGSFGYGGYGGGGGSPFSHSVQSMGMYPSDRSRGFGRSAVVAAAGGAMVGMALGYGLGRFPRPPFNFHNSQEEQYYNNYMYRKYGSKSTDANDYSRDYKYIQPPETYDSYMDSCMKRTDILRAGNPKTNNNPAATTSTTTTTAIATTKTTSVNITTTAAPDSGIDSNTTQSNSTAGESPLTTAPSTQHPLNESGADPLPPAAQVLRKHVNDDNDDDDTFSIVEIGYPALIEQLKARKCVELYIAYSEKYLKKKEKPSTTAGGVQRLEMGLQGLLAVVTSTTMMLLNSNMHMLLY; this is encoded by the exons atgag TGCAACGATGAGGCTGACTCTGTTGTGTCTGTCCCTTTTTTTGGTTCATATTCATTTTTCATTGGCCAAGAAAACCGTAAGTCTTGGTAAGATAAATCTTTTTAagaagacccccaaaacaaatAACCAGCCGAAACAACCTAATCAACCAAGCAGACCAGGAGGTTACCCTAATCAAGGAGGCTACCCTAATCAAGGAGGCTACCCTAATCAAGGAGGCTACCCTAATCAAGGTGGTTACCCCCAGCAACCAGGGCGACCAGGGGGTTACCCCAATCAAGGTGGTTACCCTAATCAAGGAGGCTACCCTAATAAAGGTGGTTACCCCCAGCGACCAGGGGGTTACCCTAATCAAGGAGGTTTCGCCCAGCAGCCAGGATACCCAGCTGGGAGCTATCCAGCTGGAGGTTACCCAGCACACAGTGGTGGTTATGGCGGTTACGGTGGTCCTCCAGGTGGATACATCAACTATAACCCAAACAACAAAGTCCTAAGCCCACAATATGGTGGCAGTTTTGGATATGGGGGCTATGGTGGTGGGGGCGGTTCTCCCTTTTCCCACTCAGTTCAGTCAATGGGCATGTATCCCTCTGATAGGTCCAGAGGGTTTGGACGCAGTGCAGTGGTGGCAGCAGCTGGAGGGGCTATGGTGGGGATGGCTCTGGGCTACGGGCTAGGGAGGTTCCCCCGTCCCCCCTTCAACTTCCACAACTCCCAGGAGGAGCAGTACTACAACAACTACATGTACAGGAAATATGGTTCCAAGTCCACTGATGCCAACGACTACAGCAGAGACTACAAATACATCCAACCTCCTGAAACCTATGATAGCTACATGGACTCCTGCATGAAGAGAACAGACATTCTGCGTGCGGGGAatccaaaaacaaacaacaacccaGCTGCTACCACCTCAACAACAACTACAACTGCTATTGCAACTACCAAGACTACTTCTGTAAATATCACAACTACTGCGGCCCCAGACTCTGGCATTGACAGCAACACAACACAATCTAACAGCACTGCAGGAGAAAGTCCCTTGACCACTGCACCTTCAACTCAGCACCCTCTAAATGAGTCAGGAGCCGATCCTCTGCCTCCAGCTGCACAGGTTCTCAGAAAACATGTtaatgatgataatgatgatgatgatacgtTCAGCATTGTGGAGATCGGTTACCCGGCACTGATTGAGCAGCTGAAGGCCAGGAAGTGTGTAGAGCTGTACATAGCCTACTCTGAAAAGTACTTGAAGAAAAAGGAGAAGCCCAGCACCACAGCCGGTGGGGTGCAGCGACTGGAGATGGGCTTGCAAGGGCTTTTAGCTGTTGTCACCAGTACAACAATGATGCTTCTCAATAGCAACATGCATATGCTGCTCTACTAA